From Columba livia isolate bColLiv1 breed racing homer chromosome 7, bColLiv1.pat.W.v2, whole genome shotgun sequence, one genomic window encodes:
- the ACVR1C gene encoding activin receptor type-1C isoform X4, with translation MWRAALPLLAGLSLGTGLKCVCQLCEHTNFTCQTEGACWASVMLTNGREEVVKSCVSLPELNAQVFCHSSKNITKTECCYTDFCNNITLRLPIASESPGRAGAGPAVLAVTVAVPLCVLALVAVLALRGWRRRRGGGRRAKQLSVEEPLSECNLVSSGKTLRELIHDMTTSGSGSGLPLLVQRTIARTIVLQEIVGKGRFGEVWHGKWCGEDVAVKIFSSRDERSWFREAEIYQTVMLRHENILGFIAADNKGKPAIAHRDLKSKNILVKKNESCAIADLGLAVKHDSVLNTIDIPQNPRVGTRRYMAPEILDDVMNMNIFESFKRADMYSLGLVYWEIARRCSVGGITEEYQLPYYDVVPSDPSIEDMRRVVCEQKLRPNIPNQWQSCEALRVLGRVMRECWHGSGAARLTALRVKKTLSQLCAQEDGKA, from the exons ATGTGGCGGGCGGCCCTGCCGCTGCTGGCCGGGCTCTCGCTGGGCACAG GGCTGAAGTGCGTGTGCCAGCTGTGCGAGCACACCAACTTCACCTGCCAGACCGAGGGCGCCTGCTGGGCCTCCGTCATGCTGACCAACGGGCGCGAGGAGGTGGTCAAGTCCTGCGTCTCCCTGCCCGAGCTGAACGCCCAGGTCTTCTGCCACAGCTCCAAGAACATCACCAAGACCGAGTGCTGCTACACCGACTTCTGCAACAACATTACCCTCCGCCTGCCTATTG CATCGGAGTCTCCGGGCAGGGCCGGCGCGGGCCCGGCGGTGCTGGCGGTGACGGTGGCGGTGCCGCTGTGCGTGCTGGCGCTGGTGGCGGTGCTGGCGCTGCGCGGCTGGCGGCGCCGGCGTGGTGGCGGCCGCAGGGCCAAGCAGCTCAGCGTGGAGGAGCCGCTCTCCGAGTGCAACCTGGTCAGCTCGGGGAAGACGCTGAGGGAGCTCATCCACGACATGACGACCTCCGGCTCGGGCTCGG GTTTACCCCTGCTTGTACAGAGAACAATTGCAAGGACAATTGTCCTTCAGGAAATCGTAGGAAAAGGCCGATTTGGCGAAGTCTGGCATGGAAAATGGTGCGGGGAGGATGTGGCTGTGAAAATCTTCTCCTCCAGAGACGAACGATCCTGGTTTCGGGAGGCAGAAATCTATCAGACGGTTATGCTGAGACACGAAAACATCCTGGGCTTTATTGCTGCCGACAACAAGG GCAAGCCAGCGATTGCGCACCGGGATCTGAAATCTAAAAACATCCTGGTGAAGAAGAACGAGAGCTGCGCCATCGCGGACCTGGGCCTGGCGGTGAAGCACGACTCGGTGCTGAACACCATCGACATCCCCCAGAACCCCCGCGTGGGGACCAGGAG GTACATGGCTCCTGAAATACTTGATGATGTGATGAACATGAACATCTTTGAGTCCTTCAAGCGTGCGGACATGTACTCCCTTGGGCTGGTGTACTGGGAGATCGCCCGGAGGTGCTCCGTTGGAG GAATCACCGAGGAATACCAGCTGCCTTACTACGATGTCGTGCCTTCTGATCCTTCGATAGAAGACATGAGAAGGGTAGTTTGTGAGCAGAAGCTCAGACCAAATATTCCAAACCAGTGGCAAAGCTGTGAG GCGCTGCGGGTACTGGGCCGGGTGATGCGGGAGTGCTGGCATGGCAGCGGCGCGGCGCGGCTCACCGCCCTGCGCGTCAAGAAGACGCTCTCCCAGCTCTGCGCCCAGGAGGACGGCAAGGCCTGA
- the ACVR1C gene encoding activin receptor type-1C isoform X3, with amino-acid sequence MWRAALPLLAGLSLGTGLKCVCQLCEHTNFTCQTEGACWASVMLTNGREEVVKSCVSLPELNAQVFCHSSKNITKTECCYTDFCNNITLRLPIASESPGRAGAGPAVLAVTVAVPLCVLALVAVLALRGWRRRRGGGRRAKQLSVEEPLSECNLVSSGKTLRELIHDMTTSGSGSGLPLLVQRTIARTIVLQEIVGKGRFGEVWHGKWCGEDVAVKIFSSRDERSWFREAEIYQTVMLRHENILGFIAADNKGKPAIAHRDLKSKNILVKKNESCAIADLGLAVKHDSVLNTIDIPQNPRVGTRRYMAPEILDDVMNMNIFESFKRADMYSLGLVYWEIARRCSVGGITEEYQLPYYDVVPSDPSIEDMRRVVCEQKLRPNIPNQWQSCEVNQLPGSPQESSVRAWQRRRRGGSRPRRRRAVPVSPELAPCSCPRTRA; translated from the exons ATGTGGCGGGCGGCCCTGCCGCTGCTGGCCGGGCTCTCGCTGGGCACAG GGCTGAAGTGCGTGTGCCAGCTGTGCGAGCACACCAACTTCACCTGCCAGACCGAGGGCGCCTGCTGGGCCTCCGTCATGCTGACCAACGGGCGCGAGGAGGTGGTCAAGTCCTGCGTCTCCCTGCCCGAGCTGAACGCCCAGGTCTTCTGCCACAGCTCCAAGAACATCACCAAGACCGAGTGCTGCTACACCGACTTCTGCAACAACATTACCCTCCGCCTGCCTATTG CATCGGAGTCTCCGGGCAGGGCCGGCGCGGGCCCGGCGGTGCTGGCGGTGACGGTGGCGGTGCCGCTGTGCGTGCTGGCGCTGGTGGCGGTGCTGGCGCTGCGCGGCTGGCGGCGCCGGCGTGGTGGCGGCCGCAGGGCCAAGCAGCTCAGCGTGGAGGAGCCGCTCTCCGAGTGCAACCTGGTCAGCTCGGGGAAGACGCTGAGGGAGCTCATCCACGACATGACGACCTCCGGCTCGGGCTCGG GTTTACCCCTGCTTGTACAGAGAACAATTGCAAGGACAATTGTCCTTCAGGAAATCGTAGGAAAAGGCCGATTTGGCGAAGTCTGGCATGGAAAATGGTGCGGGGAGGATGTGGCTGTGAAAATCTTCTCCTCCAGAGACGAACGATCCTGGTTTCGGGAGGCAGAAATCTATCAGACGGTTATGCTGAGACACGAAAACATCCTGGGCTTTATTGCTGCCGACAACAAGG GCAAGCCAGCGATTGCGCACCGGGATCTGAAATCTAAAAACATCCTGGTGAAGAAGAACGAGAGCTGCGCCATCGCGGACCTGGGCCTGGCGGTGAAGCACGACTCGGTGCTGAACACCATCGACATCCCCCAGAACCCCCGCGTGGGGACCAGGAG GTACATGGCTCCTGAAATACTTGATGATGTGATGAACATGAACATCTTTGAGTCCTTCAAGCGTGCGGACATGTACTCCCTTGGGCTGGTGTACTGGGAGATCGCCCGGAGGTGCTCCGTTGGAG GAATCACCGAGGAATACCAGCTGCCTTACTACGATGTCGTGCCTTCTGATCCTTCGATAGAAGACATGAGAAGGGTAGTTTGTGAGCAGAAGCTCAGACCAAATATTCCAAACCAGTGGCAAAGCTGTGAG GTAAACCAGCTCCCTGGGAGCCCGCAGGAGTCGTCGGTGCGAGCCTGGCAGCGGAGGAGGAGAGGCGGCTCTCGTCCCCGGAGGCGCAGGGCCGTGCCCGTGTCCCCAGAGCTGGCTCCGTGCTCCTGCCCGCGGACGCGTGCGTGA
- the ACVR1C gene encoding activin receptor type-1C isoform X2, whose amino-acid sequence MWRAALPLLAGLSLGTGLKCVCQLCEHTNFTCQTEGACWASVMLTNGREEVVKSCVSLPELNAQVFCHSSKNITKTECCYTDFCNNITLRLPIASESPGRAGAGPAVLAVTVAVPLCVLALVAVLALRGWRRRRGGGRRAKQLSVEEPLSECNLVSSGKTLRELIHDMTTSGSGSGLPLLVQRTIARTIVLQEIVGKGRFGEVWHGKWCGEDVAVKIFSSRDERSWFREAEIYQTVMLRHENILGFIAADNKDNGTWTQLWLVSEYHEQGSLFDYLNRGTVTVAGMVRLALSVASGLAHLHMEIVGTQGKPAIAHRDLKSKNILVKKNESCAIADLGLAVKHDSVLNTIDIPQNPRVGTRRYMAPEILDDVMNMNIFESFKRADMYSLGLVYWEIARRCSVGGITEEYQLPYYDVVPSDPSIEDMRRVVCEQKLRPNIPNQWQSCEALRVLGRVMRECWHGSGAARLTALRVKKTLSQLCAQEDGKA is encoded by the exons ATGTGGCGGGCGGCCCTGCCGCTGCTGGCCGGGCTCTCGCTGGGCACAG GGCTGAAGTGCGTGTGCCAGCTGTGCGAGCACACCAACTTCACCTGCCAGACCGAGGGCGCCTGCTGGGCCTCCGTCATGCTGACCAACGGGCGCGAGGAGGTGGTCAAGTCCTGCGTCTCCCTGCCCGAGCTGAACGCCCAGGTCTTCTGCCACAGCTCCAAGAACATCACCAAGACCGAGTGCTGCTACACCGACTTCTGCAACAACATTACCCTCCGCCTGCCTATTG CATCGGAGTCTCCGGGCAGGGCCGGCGCGGGCCCGGCGGTGCTGGCGGTGACGGTGGCGGTGCCGCTGTGCGTGCTGGCGCTGGTGGCGGTGCTGGCGCTGCGCGGCTGGCGGCGCCGGCGTGGTGGCGGCCGCAGGGCCAAGCAGCTCAGCGTGGAGGAGCCGCTCTCCGAGTGCAACCTGGTCAGCTCGGGGAAGACGCTGAGGGAGCTCATCCACGACATGACGACCTCCGGCTCGGGCTCGG GTTTACCCCTGCTTGTACAGAGAACAATTGCAAGGACAATTGTCCTTCAGGAAATCGTAGGAAAAGGCCGATTTGGCGAAGTCTGGCATGGAAAATGGTGCGGGGAGGATGTGGCTGTGAAAATCTTCTCCTCCAGAGACGAACGATCCTGGTTTCGGGAGGCAGAAATCTATCAGACGGTTATGCTGAGACACGAAAACATCCTGGGCTTTATTGCTGCCGACAACAAGG ATAATGGGACGTGGACTCAGCTCTGGCTTGTCTCCGAGTACCACGAGCAAGGGTCTCTGTTTGACTACCTGAACCGGGGGACGGTGACGGTGGCGGGCATGGTGCGGCTGGCGCTGTCGGTGGCCAGCGGCCTGGCCCACCTGCACATGGAGATTGTCGGCACGCAAG GCAAGCCAGCGATTGCGCACCGGGATCTGAAATCTAAAAACATCCTGGTGAAGAAGAACGAGAGCTGCGCCATCGCGGACCTGGGCCTGGCGGTGAAGCACGACTCGGTGCTGAACACCATCGACATCCCCCAGAACCCCCGCGTGGGGACCAGGAG GTACATGGCTCCTGAAATACTTGATGATGTGATGAACATGAACATCTTTGAGTCCTTCAAGCGTGCGGACATGTACTCCCTTGGGCTGGTGTACTGGGAGATCGCCCGGAGGTGCTCCGTTGGAG GAATCACCGAGGAATACCAGCTGCCTTACTACGATGTCGTGCCTTCTGATCCTTCGATAGAAGACATGAGAAGGGTAGTTTGTGAGCAGAAGCTCAGACCAAATATTCCAAACCAGTGGCAAAGCTGTGAG GCGCTGCGGGTACTGGGCCGGGTGATGCGGGAGTGCTGGCATGGCAGCGGCGCGGCGCGGCTCACCGCCCTGCGCGTCAAGAAGACGCTCTCCCAGCTCTGCGCCCAGGAGGACGGCAAGGCCTGA
- the ACVR1C gene encoding activin receptor type-1C isoform X5: MWRAALPLLAGLSLGTASESPGRAGAGPAVLAVTVAVPLCVLALVAVLALRGWRRRRGGGRRAKQLSVEEPLSECNLVSSGKTLRELIHDMTTSGSGSGLPLLVQRTIARTIVLQEIVGKGRFGEVWHGKWCGEDVAVKIFSSRDERSWFREAEIYQTVMLRHENILGFIAADNKDNGTWTQLWLVSEYHEQGSLFDYLNRGTVTVAGMVRLALSVASGLAHLHMEIVGTQGKPAIAHRDLKSKNILVKKNESCAIADLGLAVKHDSVLNTIDIPQNPRVGTRRYMAPEILDDVMNMNIFESFKRADMYSLGLVYWEIARRCSVGGITEEYQLPYYDVVPSDPSIEDMRRVVCEQKLRPNIPNQWQSCEVNQLPGSPQESSVRAWQRRRRGGSRPRRRRAVPVSPELAPCSCPRTRA; this comes from the exons ATGTGGCGGGCGGCCCTGCCGCTGCTGGCCGGGCTCTCGCTGGGCACAG CATCGGAGTCTCCGGGCAGGGCCGGCGCGGGCCCGGCGGTGCTGGCGGTGACGGTGGCGGTGCCGCTGTGCGTGCTGGCGCTGGTGGCGGTGCTGGCGCTGCGCGGCTGGCGGCGCCGGCGTGGTGGCGGCCGCAGGGCCAAGCAGCTCAGCGTGGAGGAGCCGCTCTCCGAGTGCAACCTGGTCAGCTCGGGGAAGACGCTGAGGGAGCTCATCCACGACATGACGACCTCCGGCTCGGGCTCGG GTTTACCCCTGCTTGTACAGAGAACAATTGCAAGGACAATTGTCCTTCAGGAAATCGTAGGAAAAGGCCGATTTGGCGAAGTCTGGCATGGAAAATGGTGCGGGGAGGATGTGGCTGTGAAAATCTTCTCCTCCAGAGACGAACGATCCTGGTTTCGGGAGGCAGAAATCTATCAGACGGTTATGCTGAGACACGAAAACATCCTGGGCTTTATTGCTGCCGACAACAAGG ATAATGGGACGTGGACTCAGCTCTGGCTTGTCTCCGAGTACCACGAGCAAGGGTCTCTGTTTGACTACCTGAACCGGGGGACGGTGACGGTGGCGGGCATGGTGCGGCTGGCGCTGTCGGTGGCCAGCGGCCTGGCCCACCTGCACATGGAGATTGTCGGCACGCAAG GCAAGCCAGCGATTGCGCACCGGGATCTGAAATCTAAAAACATCCTGGTGAAGAAGAACGAGAGCTGCGCCATCGCGGACCTGGGCCTGGCGGTGAAGCACGACTCGGTGCTGAACACCATCGACATCCCCCAGAACCCCCGCGTGGGGACCAGGAG GTACATGGCTCCTGAAATACTTGATGATGTGATGAACATGAACATCTTTGAGTCCTTCAAGCGTGCGGACATGTACTCCCTTGGGCTGGTGTACTGGGAGATCGCCCGGAGGTGCTCCGTTGGAG GAATCACCGAGGAATACCAGCTGCCTTACTACGATGTCGTGCCTTCTGATCCTTCGATAGAAGACATGAGAAGGGTAGTTTGTGAGCAGAAGCTCAGACCAAATATTCCAAACCAGTGGCAAAGCTGTGAG GTAAACCAGCTCCCTGGGAGCCCGCAGGAGTCGTCGGTGCGAGCCTGGCAGCGGAGGAGGAGAGGCGGCTCTCGTCCCCGGAGGCGCAGGGCCGTGCCCGTGTCCCCAGAGCTGGCTCCGTGCTCCTGCCCGCGGACGCGTGCGTGA
- the ACVR1C gene encoding activin receptor type-1C isoform X1, with translation MWRAALPLLAGLSLGTGLKCVCQLCEHTNFTCQTEGACWASVMLTNGREEVVKSCVSLPELNAQVFCHSSKNITKTECCYTDFCNNITLRLPIASESPGRAGAGPAVLAVTVAVPLCVLALVAVLALRGWRRRRGGGRRAKQLSVEEPLSECNLVSSGKTLRELIHDMTTSGSGSGLPLLVQRTIARTIVLQEIVGKGRFGEVWHGKWCGEDVAVKIFSSRDERSWFREAEIYQTVMLRHENILGFIAADNKDNGTWTQLWLVSEYHEQGSLFDYLNRGTVTVAGMVRLALSVASGLAHLHMEIVGTQGKPAIAHRDLKSKNILVKKNESCAIADLGLAVKHDSVLNTIDIPQNPRVGTRRYMAPEILDDVMNMNIFESFKRADMYSLGLVYWEIARRCSVGGITEEYQLPYYDVVPSDPSIEDMRRVVCEQKLRPNIPNQWQSCEVNQLPGSPQESSVRAWQRRRRGGSRPRRRRAVPVSPELAPCSCPRTRA, from the exons ATGTGGCGGGCGGCCCTGCCGCTGCTGGCCGGGCTCTCGCTGGGCACAG GGCTGAAGTGCGTGTGCCAGCTGTGCGAGCACACCAACTTCACCTGCCAGACCGAGGGCGCCTGCTGGGCCTCCGTCATGCTGACCAACGGGCGCGAGGAGGTGGTCAAGTCCTGCGTCTCCCTGCCCGAGCTGAACGCCCAGGTCTTCTGCCACAGCTCCAAGAACATCACCAAGACCGAGTGCTGCTACACCGACTTCTGCAACAACATTACCCTCCGCCTGCCTATTG CATCGGAGTCTCCGGGCAGGGCCGGCGCGGGCCCGGCGGTGCTGGCGGTGACGGTGGCGGTGCCGCTGTGCGTGCTGGCGCTGGTGGCGGTGCTGGCGCTGCGCGGCTGGCGGCGCCGGCGTGGTGGCGGCCGCAGGGCCAAGCAGCTCAGCGTGGAGGAGCCGCTCTCCGAGTGCAACCTGGTCAGCTCGGGGAAGACGCTGAGGGAGCTCATCCACGACATGACGACCTCCGGCTCGGGCTCGG GTTTACCCCTGCTTGTACAGAGAACAATTGCAAGGACAATTGTCCTTCAGGAAATCGTAGGAAAAGGCCGATTTGGCGAAGTCTGGCATGGAAAATGGTGCGGGGAGGATGTGGCTGTGAAAATCTTCTCCTCCAGAGACGAACGATCCTGGTTTCGGGAGGCAGAAATCTATCAGACGGTTATGCTGAGACACGAAAACATCCTGGGCTTTATTGCTGCCGACAACAAGG ATAATGGGACGTGGACTCAGCTCTGGCTTGTCTCCGAGTACCACGAGCAAGGGTCTCTGTTTGACTACCTGAACCGGGGGACGGTGACGGTGGCGGGCATGGTGCGGCTGGCGCTGTCGGTGGCCAGCGGCCTGGCCCACCTGCACATGGAGATTGTCGGCACGCAAG GCAAGCCAGCGATTGCGCACCGGGATCTGAAATCTAAAAACATCCTGGTGAAGAAGAACGAGAGCTGCGCCATCGCGGACCTGGGCCTGGCGGTGAAGCACGACTCGGTGCTGAACACCATCGACATCCCCCAGAACCCCCGCGTGGGGACCAGGAG GTACATGGCTCCTGAAATACTTGATGATGTGATGAACATGAACATCTTTGAGTCCTTCAAGCGTGCGGACATGTACTCCCTTGGGCTGGTGTACTGGGAGATCGCCCGGAGGTGCTCCGTTGGAG GAATCACCGAGGAATACCAGCTGCCTTACTACGATGTCGTGCCTTCTGATCCTTCGATAGAAGACATGAGAAGGGTAGTTTGTGAGCAGAAGCTCAGACCAAATATTCCAAACCAGTGGCAAAGCTGTGAG GTAAACCAGCTCCCTGGGAGCCCGCAGGAGTCGTCGGTGCGAGCCTGGCAGCGGAGGAGGAGAGGCGGCTCTCGTCCCCGGAGGCGCAGGGCCGTGCCCGTGTCCCCAGAGCTGGCTCCGTGCTCCTGCCCGCGGACGCGTGCGTGA